One genomic region from Pseudomonas sp. R5-89-07 encodes:
- a CDS encoding biotin-independent malonate decarboxylase subunit beta, with product MTDLLTKHSFVELGARQRTQALLDAGTYRELIDPFQRVMSPWLSRQGVVPQADDGVVIAKGTVEGLPVVIAAIEGNFQGGSLGEVGGAKIAGALELAAEDNRNGIPTRAVLLLETGGVRLQEANLGLAAIADIHAAIVDLRQYQPVIGVVAGSVGCFGGMSIAAGLCSYLVVTREARLGLNGPQVIEQEAGLDEYDSRDRPFIWSLTGGEQRFNSGLADRYVADDVAQIQQTVSALLQQGVPHQQRSRRAEFYLACLAELDATPQIEPATVRALYQGERS from the coding sequence ATGACTGACTTGCTCACCAAACACAGCTTTGTCGAACTCGGAGCACGGCAGCGCACCCAGGCGTTGCTGGATGCTGGCACTTACCGTGAACTGATCGACCCGTTCCAACGCGTCATGTCGCCCTGGCTCAGCCGCCAGGGCGTGGTGCCCCAGGCCGATGACGGCGTGGTGATCGCCAAGGGCACCGTCGAAGGCCTGCCGGTGGTGATCGCTGCGATCGAAGGCAACTTCCAGGGCGGCAGCCTCGGTGAAGTCGGCGGCGCCAAGATCGCCGGCGCCCTGGAGCTGGCGGCTGAAGACAACCGCAACGGCATCCCGACCCGCGCCGTGCTGCTGCTGGAAACCGGTGGCGTGCGTCTGCAGGAAGCCAACCTGGGCCTGGCGGCGATTGCCGATATCCATGCGGCGATTGTCGACCTGCGCCAGTACCAGCCGGTGATCGGCGTGGTGGCGGGGAGTGTCGGTTGCTTCGGCGGCATGTCCATCGCGGCCGGGTTATGCAGCTACCTGGTGGTCACGCGCGAAGCACGGCTGGGCCTGAACGGCCCGCAAGTCATCGAGCAGGAAGCCGGGCTGGACGAATACGACTCCCGCGACCGGCCGTTTATCTGGAGCCTCACCGGAGGCGAGCAGCGCTTCAACAGCGGCCTGGCCGACCGTTATGTGGCAGACGACGTGGCGCAGATCCAGCAGACCGTCAGCGCACTGCTGCAACAGGGCGTGCCACACCAACAACGCAGCCGTCGTGCCGAGTTCTACCTGGCGTGCCTGGCCGAACTCGACGCCACGCCGCAGATCGAGCCGGCGACCGTGCGTGCGCTGTATCAGGGAGAACGCTCATGA
- a CDS encoding malonate decarboxylase holo-ACP synthase — MVNAHDLLWGMTPAHLPADAPGWVVDAVSAGHPVVVRRAIAAPGQVAVGVRGRLREQRYAALMPVAAVQRRVTPQALREVTSPRDLPALRALEQLRPVLAQQDWGVSGSAGFELASGVEALHALSDLDLILRAPEPLGRIEARTLLAKLDAAPCAVDLQLQTPFGAVALREWAGASRRVLLKTARGAHLVLDPWQAMA; from the coding sequence GTGGTGAACGCTCACGATTTGCTCTGGGGCATGACCCCGGCGCACCTGCCCGCCGATGCGCCCGGCTGGGTGGTGGACGCCGTCAGCGCCGGCCACCCGGTGGTGGTGCGCCGTGCCATCGCCGCGCCGGGCCAGGTGGCGGTGGGTGTGCGCGGGCGTTTGCGCGAGCAGCGGTATGCCGCGCTGATGCCGGTTGCGGCGGTGCAACGGCGCGTCACACCGCAGGCGTTGCGCGAGGTGACCTCGCCACGGGATTTACCCGCGCTGCGCGCGCTCGAGCAACTGCGGCCGGTGCTGGCGCAGCAAGACTGGGGCGTCAGCGGCAGTGCCGGGTTTGAATTGGCAAGTGGCGTCGAAGCATTGCATGCCCTGAGTGACCTGGATTTGATTCTGCGGGCGCCCGAGCCGCTGGGTCGCATTGAGGCGCGGACGTTGCTGGCGAAACTGGATGCCGCGCCGTGCGCCGTGGACCTGCAACTGCAAACCCCGTTTGGCGCTGTTGCCTTGCGTGAATGGGCCGGTGCATCGCGCCGCGTGCTGCTCAAAACCGCCCGCGGTGCGCACCTGGTGCTCGACCCCTGGCAGGCCATGGCATGA
- the mdcE gene encoding biotin-independent malonate decarboxylase subunit gamma, whose amino-acid sequence MRGLQWFNALSAGATAVQGLPDSLKVADGQLNGQSARFIAVVTDPNNRFPRARNGEVGLLEGWGLAKAVDEAIALGDKRPLIAIVDVPSQAYGRREEALGIHQALAAAADSYARARLAGHPVIALLVGKAMSGAFLAHGYQANRLIALRDPGVMVHAMGKASAARVTLRSVEELEALAASVPPMAYDIDSYASLGLLWETLTVSQIEQPTADDVARVCDCLVNAIKDIHSPDLSGRLGAANRAASSHVRQLLREQW is encoded by the coding sequence ATGAGAGGTTTGCAGTGGTTTAACGCGTTAAGCGCCGGGGCGACGGCGGTGCAAGGGCTGCCCGACTCGCTCAAGGTTGCCGACGGCCAGTTGAACGGCCAGAGCGCGCGCTTTATCGCCGTGGTCACCGACCCGAACAACCGTTTCCCCCGCGCCCGCAATGGCGAAGTCGGCCTGCTCGAAGGCTGGGGCCTGGCCAAGGCCGTGGATGAGGCCATCGCCCTGGGCGATAAGCGCCCGCTGATCGCCATCGTCGATGTGCCCAGCCAGGCCTACGGCCGCCGCGAGGAAGCCCTCGGTATCCATCAGGCCCTGGCCGCCGCCGCCGACAGCTACGCGCGCGCCCGTTTGGCCGGGCATCCGGTGATTGCGCTGCTGGTCGGCAAGGCCATGTCCGGCGCGTTCCTCGCTCACGGTTACCAAGCCAATCGCCTGATTGCCCTGCGCGATCCTGGCGTGATGGTGCACGCCATGGGCAAGGCTTCGGCGGCGCGGGTCACCCTGCGCAGTGTCGAAGAGCTGGAAGCCCTGGCCGCCAGCGTGCCGCCCATGGCGTATGACATCGACAGTTATGCCAGCCTGGGTTTGCTCTGGGAGACGCTGACCGTCAGCCAGATTGAGCAGCCTACGGCAGACGATGTGGCACGGGTGTGCGATTGCCTGGTGAACGCGATCAAGGACATCCACAGCCCCGATCTGAGCGGGCGCCTGGGCGCGGCCAACCGTGCCGCTTCCAGTCACGTGCGCCAGTTGCTGCGGGAGCAGTGGTGA
- a CDS encoding malonate decarboxylase subunit delta: METLSFEFPAGQPPTGRALVGCVGSGDLEVLLEPGIAGTLTIQVQTSVNGAEQRWRHLFERIFQEQTPPALNIDIHDFGATPGVVRLRLEQGFEEIGHD, from the coding sequence ATGGAAACCTTATCCTTTGAATTCCCCGCCGGGCAGCCGCCAACCGGCCGTGCGCTGGTGGGGTGTGTCGGCTCCGGCGACCTTGAAGTGCTGCTGGAACCGGGCATTGCCGGCACGCTGACGATCCAGGTGCAAACCTCGGTCAATGGCGCCGAGCAGCGCTGGCGGCACCTGTTCGAGCGCATCTTCCAGGAGCAGACGCCACCGGCCTTGAACATTGATATTCACGATTTCGGCGCCACCCCCGGCGTGGTGCGTCTGCGCCTGGAGCAAGGCTTCGAGGAGATCGGTCATGACTGA
- a CDS encoding triphosphoribosyl-dephospho-CoA synthase: MRALKLHELSLADRLADMAVDALIDEADLSPKPALVDRRGNGAHSDLHLGLMHASALSLWPMFKAMAEAALEIGEIGLPLREALGRIGRDGEQAMLATTGGVNTHRGAIWALGLLTAAAALDPVAITLNAARLALLNDRHAPQPMSHGAQVAQRYGARGAREEAQLGFPSVTQRGLPQLHKSRRQNVGEQNARLDALLAIMTDLADTCVLYRAGMEGLQAMQRGAQAVLDAGGSATLAGRRQLHALDQHLLALNASPGGAADLLAACLFIDRLDGAL, translated from the coding sequence ATGCGCGCCCTCAAACTGCATGAACTCAGCCTGGCGGATCGTCTGGCCGATATGGCCGTCGATGCGCTGATCGATGAAGCGGATCTATCGCCCAAACCTGCCCTGGTGGATCGGCGCGGCAACGGCGCGCACAGCGATTTGCACCTGGGCCTGATGCACGCCTCGGCCCTGTCGCTGTGGCCGATGTTCAAGGCAATGGCCGAAGCCGCCCTCGAGATCGGTGAAATCGGTTTGCCCTTGCGCGAAGCCCTTGGGCGAATCGGTCGTGATGGCGAGCAGGCGATGCTCGCCACCACGGGCGGCGTGAATACCCATCGCGGCGCGATCTGGGCGCTTGGTTTGCTCACCGCAGCAGCGGCCCTGGACCCTGTCGCCATCACACTGAACGCAGCCAGATTGGCCTTGCTCAACGACCGCCACGCGCCACAACCCATGAGCCACGGCGCCCAGGTCGCCCAGCGCTACGGCGCACGCGGCGCCCGTGAAGAAGCGCAACTGGGCTTCCCTTCGGTGACGCAACGCGGCCTGCCGCAATTGCATAAAAGCCGGCGGCAAAACGTGGGCGAACAGAACGCACGCCTCGACGCCTTGCTCGCGATCATGACTGACCTGGCCGACACCTGCGTGCTCTATCGCGCAGGCATGGAAGGCCTGCAGGCCATGCAGCGCGGCGCTCAGGCCGTGCTCGACGCCGGCGGCAGCGCAACCCTCGCCGGCCGTCGCCAACTGCACGCACTGGACCAGCATCTGCTGGCCCTGAATGCCTCGCCCGGTGGCGCCGCTGACTTGCTGGCCGCCTGCCTGTTTATCGACCGCCTCGACGGAGCGTTGTGA